In one Streptomyces sp. T12 genomic region, the following are encoded:
- a CDS encoding glycoside hydrolase family 43 protein: MNATPLPSRRLFLGMAAAVPLSMTGTLTIGSQSAGAATASPFVMAYFTQSPRGLGTDHGLHLAVSTDALQWMPLNQNNPVVTPTGGDGGLRDPFILPKQDSTYVVMATNLKGTDWTKQSQVIHVWDSADLRSFDNYRLLKLHSMATHSWAPEAFWDASRGQYAIIYSAVNSSGHNVIMVNYTTDFTTVTSPQVFFDPGYDVIDGSLAMDVNGVNYLYFKARNSLVGARSTSLDPGSFTVFTSGLAPQGGVEGPILAQASGTWYLWGDANALFYTWQTSDLSTGTWTATDRRVHTQPLNSKHADIKPIPQAVYDNLVAKWGKPAWNRLKSYNFPGRYWRHADYMGRIDPYPFDPYTDSQWKLVPGLADSSGVSFQSVNQPTRYLRHSYYQLRLDVNDGTTKFAQDATFHKTAGLADPSWSSFRSHNYPDRYIRHYDYALRIDPITTAVGRADATFSLWY, translated from the coding sequence ATGAACGCAACCCCCCTCCCGTCGCGTCGCCTGTTCCTCGGCATGGCCGCGGCCGTGCCGCTGTCCATGACCGGCACGCTGACCATCGGCAGCCAGTCCGCCGGCGCCGCGACGGCCTCCCCGTTCGTCATGGCCTACTTCACCCAGTCACCGAGAGGCCTTGGCACGGACCACGGCCTGCACCTCGCGGTCAGCACCGACGCGCTGCAGTGGATGCCGCTGAATCAGAACAACCCCGTCGTGACCCCGACCGGGGGCGACGGCGGTCTGCGCGACCCCTTCATCCTGCCCAAGCAGGACAGCACCTACGTCGTCATGGCGACCAACCTGAAGGGAACCGACTGGACCAAGCAGAGCCAGGTCATCCACGTCTGGGACTCCGCCGACCTGCGCTCCTTCGACAACTACCGCCTGCTGAAACTGCACTCGATGGCCACCCACAGCTGGGCACCCGAAGCCTTCTGGGACGCCTCCCGCGGCCAGTACGCCATCATCTACTCGGCCGTCAACAGCAGCGGACACAACGTGATCATGGTCAACTACACTACGGATTTCACGACGGTGACGTCGCCGCAGGTCTTCTTCGACCCGGGCTACGACGTGATCGACGGCTCCCTGGCCATGGACGTGAACGGCGTCAACTACCTGTACTTCAAGGCCCGCAACAGCCTCGTGGGTGCGAGGTCCACCTCCCTCGATCCCGGCAGCTTCACCGTCTTCACCTCGGGCCTGGCGCCGCAGGGAGGCGTCGAGGGCCCGATTCTCGCCCAGGCTTCCGGCACCTGGTACCTGTGGGGCGACGCCAACGCGCTGTTCTACACCTGGCAGACCAGCGACCTCTCCACCGGCACCTGGACCGCCACCGACCGGCGCGTCCACACCCAGCCGCTGAACTCCAAGCACGCCGACATCAAGCCGATCCCCCAGGCGGTGTACGACAACTTGGTCGCCAAATGGGGCAAGCCCGCCTGGAACCGGCTGAAGTCCTACAACTTCCCGGGCAGATACTGGCGGCACGCCGACTACATGGGACGCATCGACCCGTACCCCTTCGACCCGTACACCGACTCGCAATGGAAGTTGGTGCCGGGGCTGGCCGACTCCTCCGGCGTCTCCTTCCAGTCCGTCAACCAACCCACCCGCTACCTGCGGCACTCCTACTACCAGCTGCGACTGGACGTCAACGACGGCACCACGAAGTTCGCCCAGGACGCCACCTTCCACAAGACCGCCGGGCTCGCAGACCCGTCCTGGTCGTCGTTCCGCTCTCACAACTACCCGGACCGCTACATCCGGCACTACGACTACGCGCTGCGCATCGACCCCATCACCACCGCCGTCGGCAGGGCCGACGCCACGTTCTCCC
- a CDS encoding glycoside hydrolase family 43 protein — MSALRARLTVILLSVCLLFTGQALTAPQRAAAAEPGYLMVHFTGDSATGQMLYLAHSTDGLHWNDLNGGAPVLNSTIGTKGVRDPALVRSPDGSRYWIVATDLCVRCGSTYQNGSPSFVVWESKDLVTWSKPWLLGAAGLIPGGKNAWAPEAIWNPETNDYVLYWATNATVNGVFKYRIYYARTKDFRTITTPQIWIDPPGGTPVVDTQMTEVPAGAGNYRYIRVSGDDQNNVEGTNSILGTWTNLGNLSSIGLTGNVVEGPVWMKFRDRDEWALYIDYNNPQGVREYRPILTTNPFSVGTYRLQDSASYDMGGTAKRHGAIMTLTAAEESRVLARWPNTPAQRLQSYNFQDRYVRHTNMDVRIDPDVSPADDAQFRLRPGLAGTGTVSFESVNFPGYFLRHYNYDFQLAHNDGSSQFAADATFRQVAGLADSTWSSFQSYNYPDRYIRHYAYQLRLDPITTATGRSDATFRVTS; from the coding sequence ATGTCCGCACTTCGCGCCCGGCTGACGGTGATATTGCTCTCCGTATGCCTCCTCTTCACAGGCCAAGCCCTGACCGCACCCCAGCGGGCGGCCGCCGCCGAACCGGGCTACCTGATGGTGCACTTCACCGGCGATTCCGCGACCGGCCAGATGTTGTACCTCGCGCACAGCACGGACGGCCTGCACTGGAACGACCTCAATGGCGGAGCGCCGGTCCTGAACTCCACGATCGGTACGAAGGGGGTGCGTGACCCCGCACTGGTGCGCTCTCCCGACGGGAGCCGGTACTGGATCGTCGCGACCGACCTGTGCGTCCGCTGCGGCTCGACGTACCAAAACGGCAGCCCCAGCTTCGTGGTGTGGGAGTCGAAGGACCTGGTGACCTGGTCGAAGCCGTGGCTGCTCGGCGCAGCCGGACTGATCCCCGGCGGAAAGAACGCGTGGGCGCCGGAGGCGATCTGGAACCCCGAGACCAACGACTACGTCCTGTACTGGGCGACGAACGCCACGGTGAACGGCGTGTTCAAATACCGCATCTACTACGCCCGCACCAAGGACTTCCGCACCATCACCACCCCGCAGATCTGGATCGACCCTCCCGGCGGCACGCCGGTCGTCGACACCCAGATGACCGAGGTGCCCGCCGGTGCCGGCAACTACCGCTACATACGGGTCTCCGGCGACGACCAGAACAACGTCGAGGGCACCAACTCGATCCTGGGGACGTGGACCAACCTCGGCAACCTCTCCAGCATCGGCCTCACCGGCAACGTGGTCGAAGGCCCGGTCTGGATGAAGTTCCGAGACCGCGACGAGTGGGCCCTCTACATCGACTACAACAACCCGCAGGGTGTACGCGAATACAGGCCGATCCTGACCACCAACCCGTTCAGCGTCGGCACCTACCGGCTTCAGGATTCGGCAAGCTACGACATGGGCGGCACCGCCAAGCGTCACGGCGCGATCATGACCCTCACGGCCGCCGAGGAGAGCCGCGTGCTCGCCCGCTGGCCCAACACCCCGGCCCAGCGACTGCAGTCGTACAACTTCCAGGACCGGTACGTACGCCACACCAACATGGACGTGCGCATCGATCCCGACGTCAGCCCCGCCGACGACGCCCAGTTCCGGCTCAGGCCCGGCCTGGCAGGCACCGGAACCGTCTCCTTCGAGTCGGTGAACTTCCCCGGCTACTTCCTTCGGCACTACAACTACGACTTCCAGCTCGCCCACAACGACGGCAGCAGCCAGTTCGCCGCGGACGCCACCTTCCGCCAGGTCGCCGGCCTCGCCGACTCGACCTGGTCATCGTTCCAGTCGTACAACTACCCGGACCGCTACATCCGCCACTACGCCTACCAACTGCGCCTCGACCCGATCACCACCGCGACAGGACGCAGCGACGCCACCTTCCGCGTGACCAGCTGA
- a CDS encoding glycoside hydrolase family 97 protein, giving the protein MRLLQRSGVRVAGTAAAVLAVTGSVTAVPASAATPGNWTSVQPGVAQTGCDGVRATVALDANGALSLGATWNCRQALIPAPIGLVTSQADYTTGLEFVSRTDSPVSYNYQVMAGKSRVRARSATETRLVFAKGSARMTVHVRTSAEGLALRYEMPSGATVLREATSFELPTDAQLSRQVFSPDHERGYATSTVADVATGSYDMGMFAQHTNGARVLLAESGVDGNYSGGSFTHTQGTGRFTVALADAQIARSGAFTTAWRTAAIGSTATVVESTLVDDVAPASKISDTSWIKPGVAAWPWLDGMVATQRDLTKLKQWADYASSQGWPYLLVDDGWKANQAIIPELVTYARDRGVRIMLWYHWQDLDTAAEREAEFTKITGWGVVGVKMDFMGSETRARQQWYDAALADTARYKLMVDLHGSRLSVGVHRTWPHVLTNEAVRGEEYPGGRDIGHVAAIPFTRGALGPADYSPMSFQQRNPNSDAAELALAVLLDSGIMLPGSRIPDYQARPEAQRWLRMLPTVWDETKYVSGDPNSGGVIARRNGDRWFVGAFRRGAAATITYPTTFLGTGTWHAEITTDGSAGLTRTSKVIQAGDTLSVPAVAGGGHVVRLTKVPAIPTGNRTVTVAGSSHVLDVKSRSLANDAEIIRWPSNGGTNQRFAFVPLGDGYTRIVNQASGKDVVIRYASRDAGAKAVQHQYEANANTNDEWLAEDAGNGRIRLLNRHSGLYLTAGNAQGDQLEQRPFDGADHQMFTVT; this is encoded by the coding sequence ATGAGACTCCTCCAACGAAGCGGGGTTCGAGTCGCCGGTACGGCCGCCGCCGTCCTCGCCGTCACAGGCTCGGTCACTGCGGTGCCCGCATCCGCCGCCACGCCGGGGAACTGGACCTCGGTGCAGCCCGGTGTCGCACAGACCGGCTGTGACGGGGTGCGCGCCACCGTGGCGCTGGACGCGAACGGCGCCCTCTCGCTCGGCGCGACCTGGAACTGCCGCCAGGCCCTGATACCCGCTCCGATCGGGCTGGTGACCAGCCAGGCCGACTACACCACCGGACTGGAGTTCGTCAGCCGCACCGATTCGCCCGTCTCGTACAACTACCAGGTCATGGCGGGGAAGTCCCGCGTCCGGGCGCGGTCCGCGACCGAGACGAGACTGGTCTTCGCCAAGGGCTCCGCGCGGATGACCGTGCACGTCCGCACGTCCGCGGAGGGGCTGGCGCTGCGCTACGAGATGCCGTCGGGCGCGACGGTGCTGCGCGAGGCGACCTCGTTCGAACTGCCGACTGACGCCCAGCTGTCCCGGCAGGTGTTCAGTCCCGATCACGAGAGGGGTTACGCGACCTCTACGGTCGCCGACGTGGCGACGGGCTCCTACGACATGGGCATGTTCGCCCAGCACACCAACGGCGCGCGGGTGCTGCTCGCCGAGTCCGGTGTGGACGGCAACTATTCGGGTGGCTCGTTCACCCACACTCAGGGCACCGGCCGGTTCACCGTGGCGCTGGCCGACGCTCAGATCGCGCGGTCCGGCGCGTTCACCACAGCGTGGCGCACTGCCGCCATCGGCAGCACGGCGACGGTCGTGGAGTCCACGCTGGTCGACGACGTCGCGCCCGCGTCGAAGATCTCCGACACCTCGTGGATCAAGCCGGGTGTCGCCGCGTGGCCGTGGCTGGACGGCATGGTCGCCACGCAGCGTGACCTGACCAAGCTCAAGCAGTGGGCCGACTACGCCTCCTCGCAGGGCTGGCCCTACCTCCTGGTGGACGACGGGTGGAAAGCCAACCAGGCGATCATTCCCGAGCTCGTGACCTACGCCCGGGACCGCGGCGTGCGGATCATGCTCTGGTATCACTGGCAGGACCTGGACACCGCCGCCGAGCGGGAGGCTGAGTTCACCAAGATCACCGGGTGGGGTGTCGTCGGCGTCAAGATGGACTTCATGGGTTCAGAGACCCGGGCCCGTCAGCAGTGGTACGACGCGGCCCTGGCCGACACGGCCCGGTACAAGCTGATGGTCGACCTGCACGGCTCGCGCCTGTCCGTCGGTGTCCACCGCACCTGGCCGCACGTGCTGACCAACGAGGCCGTCCGGGGCGAGGAATACCCCGGAGGCCGGGACATCGGACACGTGGCCGCGATCCCGTTCACTCGCGGCGCACTCGGCCCGGCCGACTACTCGCCGATGAGCTTCCAGCAGCGCAACCCGAACAGCGACGCCGCCGAACTCGCCCTCGCCGTACTCCTGGACAGCGGCATCATGCTGCCCGGCAGCCGCATCCCGGACTACCAGGCCCGACCCGAGGCACAGCGGTGGCTGCGCATGCTGCCGACCGTGTGGGACGAGACGAAGTACGTCTCGGGCGACCCGAACTCCGGAGGGGTCATCGCCCGCCGCAACGGCGACCGGTGGTTCGTCGGCGCGTTCAGGCGCGGCGCCGCCGCCACCATCACCTACCCGACCACGTTCCTCGGCACCGGTACCTGGCACGCGGAGATCACCACCGACGGCTCCGCAGGCCTGACCCGCACCAGCAAGGTCATCCAGGCCGGCGACACGCTCAGCGTTCCGGCGGTCGCGGGCGGCGGCCATGTGGTCAGGCTGACCAAGGTCCCGGCCATCCCGACCGGGAACCGCACGGTGACCGTCGCCGGCAGCAGCCACGTACTCGACGTGAAGAGCAGAAGCCTCGCGAACGACGCCGAGATCATCCGCTGGCCCAGCAACGGCGGCACCAACCAGCGCTTCGCGTTCGTGCCCCTCGGCGACGGATACACGCGGATCGTCAACCAGGCCAGTGGCAAGGACGTCGTCATCCGGTACGCGTCCCGCGACGCGGGAGCGAAGGCCGTCCAGCACCAGTACGAAGCCAACGCGAACACCAACGACGAATGGCTGGCGGAAGACGCGGGCAACGGCCGTATCCGGCTCCTCAACCGCCACAGCGGTCTCTACCTCACCGCGGGCAACGCCCAGGGCGACCAGTTGGAGCAACGCCCGTTCGACGGCGCCGACCACCAGATGTTCACCGTCACCTGA